A stretch of DNA from Mycobacterium senriense:
TTCTTTAGGGCACTTCTGTCGTCGGTAAGGTCGTCGAAGCTACGGATCTGATTCAGCCCCAGCTGGCGACGGAACGCGTTGTAGCGCGGCACACCTCGTTCGCGCGCGCGCACGATGTCCACGGTGCCGACGTCGAAGAATGGATTACCCGGAACGCTGAGCTCTTGCATGAAGCGCGGAAAGTTGTTGAGCACCAGGGCACCCGGGTGCTGGTTGCCGAACGAATGGAACAGGTCCGAGATCGCATACTTCTTTGTTAGCTCGACCGAGCCGTGCTGGCGCGTGGCGGGTAAGGGCACCTTCTTCTCGATGTCCTTCTGGCCGCGGAGCCGAACTTCCAGCGTCTCAGGCAACAGCGAATGCAGACGGTAGACCTCAACAAATTCCTCGGACAACCCGAAGACGCAATGGTGTCTGTTGATCGGGTTGCCGACAATGCCGCCGAGCTCGGCGTTCCGTATCTTCACCTCAGACAGTGTCTTGCGCGCCTTGCCTTTACGCAGTATGTAGGTCAGCAGGCCGTACCAGTTCGAGTTCAGCCCTGTGTCGAGCGCCCGGTTGGGCAGAATGGCCGGGGTCCATTCGATGGAATGGATCTTCGCCATCACCGCGGCGTTGATCAGCCGCGCCACGTTGAAGAGGCGATCGTCATCCCAGCTGGGGTAGGCCTCGTACAACACGTCACAGATTGCGTTGTGTTCGCGCACGAAAAGGGTGTGCAGCATCGAGAGGCCCACCCACCAGCTGCGCATAAAGCCGGCGTCCTCCACCCCCGTCGTGGGGTCAAGGGGCAGCGTGCCGTCGTCGTTCAGCTTCATCTTGCCGAATCGGTGGCTGCGCAGGCGGTTCTGGGTGGCTTGGTCGCTGCCGTAGATCTGCGAGCCGTCCCACCAGTGGGTGACCTCGTTGATCGAACTCGTGGTGGCCGGCTCCTGCGGACCATTGCGGGTCGGGTCAGGCTGGGTCCTGCCTATCACCATTTCGCTCCACCCGTAGCGAGCGCGTGCGGGGTCGCCCTGGCGCAGCGGCACCTTGATGAAGTCGTTGGGCTGGGGCTCGCCGTGGTTAACCCAGTCGTGGACCATGAACTGGATCCACGATGCGGCCAACAGATTGAGAAAAGGAACTGGCGTCATATGCGGTCGGCCATCGTCACCGTCCGGCCTTGTCAGCAGCCGGAGGCTGACCTCGCGCGGGTTCGGCTCGAGCAACGTGGCGGTCTCGGGGCAGACGGCTGAGAGGTTGACGTTACGCAGGAAGCGCGTGCCGGCAGCCCCCTCCTTGGGGTTTGCGAGATTGTTCCAGCTTCCGTCGGCGGTGCGGAAATGGGTGACGCCCAATGGCGGTTGCTGGCCCGCGTCTTGGAAGCCGACCAGCGTCCCGGCCGGGTAGGTGCTTCTCAAGTTGTTCGCGGTCAACTGCTCGCGCATGTACGCCAGCGTCAGGATTTCCCGCACCAGCCAGCGACCGTACCAGTTCGTCCAGACCTTGCCGCGGTAGCCGAATTTCCGGCCCACCCAGTCGGTGAGCCGGTCCATTAAGACCGTCAATACTGCGCCGAGCACCTCGCCCAGGAAGAGGCGCAGTCGCTTGAAGCAGCCGTCGCCCCGCCGGTTCTTCGGCGGCCGGGGCAGGTGGCCGTGGCGCACCGAGGGCCGCGCCACCAGTGGGGCGTACGTGAAGTACGTCGGTTTGGGCACGCAGACGTCGATCTCGGCGATGGCGTTGGCCTCTGCGAGGGCGAGCATTTCGCGCCATTCGCTCACCTGGGCGCCGCCGGCTTGGATCGCCGCTCGGTATTGCCGCGCGGCGGCGTCGTAAAGCTCGAACTTGAAGCAGGCCAGACCCGCCAACGCGCGTAGTTTGCCGACGGGCGGCGGTCTCGGCGCCATTCCGGGATACATACGAAGCTCCTCGCATGGCAAACACTCGAAGCTAAAAACTACTCGCACTATCGGAAACATGGGCATCAAACCCGCAAACCGCCAGCGGGAAGCCCGATTATCGCCAATTCGCTATTTCGTTTCGGTGAAAAGCGTAGGGCGGCCGCCCGGAAGCTGCTGATCGAGAGCGACGCTCAGGTAAATCGCGTATTCCAGATGGTTTCCTCGGCAGCACCGACGGGTTGATAATCGGTCTGTTGTGGCTGAGAGCTTTCCGATTGGTGCATCGTGCGGTCCGCACCACTGATGAGCGGCGGGAGAGGCGGATGGGGCCAGCAGGCGCGGTGTGCCTAGCGTGCGACACCGAAATGCGTCCCGGCGCCCGGTTCTGCCACGCGTGCGGGGCGCCTGGGCCACAAGCGGGAGAGCAGCCGGAGTTCAAGCAGGTGACGGTGTTGTTCGCCGATGTGGTGAACTCCCTAGCGATCGCCACGCGGCTGGGCGCCGAGCGGTTGCGCGAAATAATGGCTGACGTCTTCGGCTGCGCGGCAACGATCACTCGGCGCTATGGTGGCACTGTCGACAAGTTCACCGGCGACGGCATCATGGCGCTGTTCGGTGCGCCGATCGCCTTGGAGGATCACGCTTTTCGGGCCTGTTTGGCAGCCTTGGACATCCAAGAGCAAATCGCTAAGCTGGCAGACGAAGTAGAGCGCCGCGACGGCGTCGTGCTGCGGCTGCGGGCCGGGTTGAACTCGGGTCAAGTGATTGCCGGCGAAATCGGCTCTGACGCAAGGGCTTACACGGCGATCGGCGAGCAGGTCGGGCTGGCACAACGGATGGAATCGGTTGCCCCGCCCGGCGGGGTGATGCTGAGTGAGTCCACCGCGCGGCTGGTCGAGCACGCCACCGTGCTGGGGGCGCCCGAGTGGGTAGATGTCAAGGGCGCCGAGAAACCGCTACCCGCGCGTCGGCTGCTGGCCGCCGCAGTTGAGCGGGTGGGGGTCGGCCGACGCGAGCCGACCCTCGTCGGGCGCACCTGGGAGATGAACAGCGTCTCCGGCATTCTGGATCAGGCGATCAACGGTGCGGGGTGTGTGGTCGGGGTGGTCGGGCCGCCCGGTATCGGCAAGAGCCGCATCACGCGCGAGTCGGTGACGCTCGCTGCCGGCCGCGGGGTGGAGGTGTTCACCGTCGGCTGCGAATCCCATGCCCGCGCAGTCCCATTCCATTTGATAGCTCGACTGCTGCGCACCGTGTTCGGCGTCAGTGACCTCGACGAGCAGGCGGGCCGGACGCAGATTCGGGCCCGCATCCCCGACGCCAACCCCGAGGATCTGCTGCTGCTCGACGACCTGCTCGGAATCGGCGATCCGGACGCCGTGCCGCCCGCCATCACCGCCGATGCCCGTCGGCGCCGGTTGGCAGCATTGCTGAACGCCGTCGCCCTGAACCGGACCGCACCGGCGCAATATGTGATCGAGGACGCGCACTGGATCGACGAGGTCAGCGAGGCCATGCTCGCTGAGTTCGTCACGGTTGTGCCGCAAAGTCATTCGCTGGTGCTGATCACCTACCGCCCCGAATACCGGGGCGCTTTGTCTCGGACACCCGGCGCGCAGACGATCTCCCTGGCCCCGCTGAACTCGGCGCAAACCGAAGCGTTGACCACCGAGCTGCTGGGCACCGATCCGTCGGTGCGTGCCCTGGCCGCGCGGATCGCCGAGCGGGCCGCCGGGAACCCGTTCTTTGCGGAGGAGATGGTGCGTGACCTGGCTCAACGCGGTGTGCTCGACGGTGATCCCGGCGCCTACCTCTGCCGTGACGACGCCGCCGACATCAGTGTGCCGGGCACTGTGCAGGCCACCATCGCCGCCCGCGTCGACCGCCTCGGCAGGCCGGCCAAACACTTCCTGTATGCCGCCGCTGTAATCGGCGCCCGGTTCAGGGCTGAGCTGGTGGCCGCCTTACTGGACGACATAGAAGTAGAGGAGGCGATCGCCGAGCTGCTCCAGGTCGAGTTGATCGATCAGGTGATGTTCACTCCGCGGGCCCAGTACACGTTTCGACACCCATTGATCCGAACGGTGGCCTACGAGTCGCAGTTGAAGGCCGGGCGCACTGAGTTGCACCGGCGCTTGGCCGGCGCGATCGAACAGCAAGATCCTGCGACGGCCGACGAGAACGCCGCCTTGATCGCCGAAAACCTCGAGGCCGCAGGGGATTTGCGTGCGTCCTTCGAATGGCATATGCGCGCCGGCGCCTGGTCGGCCTTCCGCGACATCCGGGCAGCCCGCACCAATTGGCAGCGTGCTCGTCAGGTCGCCGACCGGCTACCGACCGACGTCCCAGATCGGGCGTCGTTGCAGATCGCGCCCCGCAACCTGCTGTGCGGCACCCTCTGGCGAACCGGTGGCAGCGTCGCCGATACCGGTTTCGACGAACTGCGAGATCTGTGCACAGCGGCTGACGACAAAGTGTCGCTGGCGATCGGCATGACCGGGTTCATCATGGCGTTGACATTTCATAACCGCTTCCGCGAGGCGGCCCAAGTCGCCTCGGAGCAGAGCGCGCTGCTGGAATCGATCGGAGACCCGACGCTGACCGTGGCTCTGCTGTTCGCAGCGATCTACGCCAAATGCGAGGCGGGCGAGATGATCGAGGCACTGCGATTGTCGGATCGACTCATTGAGTTAGCCGACGGCGACCCTACCAAGGGCAACTTGATCTTCGGTTCACCGCTTAGCACCGCGATCGCTATGCGGGGCCACATCAAGATGTGCCTGGGAATCCCAGGATGGCTAGACGACGCCGCCACTTCAATCGCGATGGCTGTCCCTCTGGACCCGACGAGTTACGTTTTCGCCCTTCTCTGGAAATATGTTGCCTCCATTCCACTCGGGGCCCTTCCGCCCGATGAGACCGCCATGCGCGAGACCGCCGAGGCCCTACGCATCGCCGAAAGCTCCAGCGACGATTTCGTTCTTGGAATGGGCCGACTCAGCCGAGGTCTCGTTCTGGTCAGTCGCGACGGCCCGCAACGCGAGGCGGGTCTTGACCTGTTCACCCAAGCCCGCGATATGGCCATGGCGGAGCGGTTTTCGCTGAGCGCGCTGGCGATCGTCACCCCTGAGTTTGCGATGGAGAAGGCCCGCATAGGGGATCTCGATGGTGCCATCGACATGGTGCGGGCAGTCGTGGATGGCGCGTACGAAAGCGGCGACATGATATGGCGGGGACGGGCCACCCACGTTTTGGTGGAACTGCTGGTGCGACGCGGAGCTGTTGGCGACCATCAAGAAGCGCAGGCGGCGATCGACCGACTTGCCGCCGTACCAACCGATCCCGGCTTCGTGCTCCACGAACTCCCCCTGCTGCGTTCGCGGGCGCTGCTCGCGCTTGCGCACGGCGACGAAAGCAGCTGCCGGAGCTTCATGGAATGCCATCGCGCCAAAGCAGCGGCCATCGGCTTCGAACCGCTGAATTCCGAAATTCATTCATCTACAACGACTTTCACAAACCCGTGATCGACTCAGGAGTTCGCCATGCCAGAATTGGTGAGTGCGCGGTCGTTCTAGGGGCGAGCATGGCCGGCCTGCTTGCCGCGCGGGTCCTGGCTGATTTCTTTGTGACCGTCACTGTGGTCGAACGGGATGTATTGCCGGACGGCCCCGCGATCCGACGAGGGGTCCCCCAGGGTCGGCATGTTCATGTTCTGCTGACCCGCGGTGCGCAGATCTTGGATGAGCTCTTCCCCGGATTTCTGAATGAGCTGGTAGCAGGCGGTGCTCCCGTTTGGAACGACGGGGAGCTGTCCAAGCTTCACTTGTCTTTCGGCGGCCACGAGATGCTCCGGTCGGGAAAGATTGCACGTG
This window harbors:
- a CDS encoding peroxidase family protein codes for the protein MYPGMAPRPPPVGKLRALAGLACFKFELYDAAARQYRAAIQAGGAQVSEWREMLALAEANAIAEIDVCVPKPTYFTYAPLVARPSVRHGHLPRPPKNRRGDGCFKRLRLFLGEVLGAVLTVLMDRLTDWVGRKFGYRGKVWTNWYGRWLVREILTLAYMREQLTANNLRSTYPAGTLVGFQDAGQQPPLGVTHFRTADGSWNNLANPKEGAAGTRFLRNVNLSAVCPETATLLEPNPREVSLRLLTRPDGDDGRPHMTPVPFLNLLAASWIQFMVHDWVNHGEPQPNDFIKVPLRQGDPARARYGWSEMVIGRTQPDPTRNGPQEPATTSSINEVTHWWDGSQIYGSDQATQNRLRSHRFGKMKLNDDGTLPLDPTTGVEDAGFMRSWWVGLSMLHTLFVREHNAICDVLYEAYPSWDDDRLFNVARLINAAVMAKIHSIEWTPAILPNRALDTGLNSNWYGLLTYILRKGKARKTLSEVKIRNAELGGIVGNPINRHHCVFGLSEEFVEVYRLHSLLPETLEVRLRGQKDIEKKVPLPATRQHGSVELTKKYAISDLFHSFGNQHPGALVLNNFPRFMQELSVPGNPFFDVGTVDIVRARERGVPRYNAFRRQLGLNQIRSFDDLTDDRSALKNLRSVYGDNPDKVEDLDLLVGTLAEGRRPSGFGFGETLFQIFILNASRRLQADRFYTDCYNEDVYTPEGLRWVDQTDLKTVILRHYPELADTGLANIKNAFEPWDEGPELDLDRHPLREWDAELKHDPSRGDAYRHA
- a CDS encoding ATP-binding protein, translated to MRPGARFCHACGAPGPQAGEQPEFKQVTVLFADVVNSLAIATRLGAERLREIMADVFGCAATITRRYGGTVDKFTGDGIMALFGAPIALEDHAFRACLAALDIQEQIAKLADEVERRDGVVLRLRAGLNSGQVIAGEIGSDARAYTAIGEQVGLAQRMESVAPPGGVMLSESTARLVEHATVLGAPEWVDVKGAEKPLPARRLLAAAVERVGVGRREPTLVGRTWEMNSVSGILDQAINGAGCVVGVVGPPGIGKSRITRESVTLAAGRGVEVFTVGCESHARAVPFHLIARLLRTVFGVSDLDEQAGRTQIRARIPDANPEDLLLLDDLLGIGDPDAVPPAITADARRRRLAALLNAVALNRTAPAQYVIEDAHWIDEVSEAMLAEFVTVVPQSHSLVLITYRPEYRGALSRTPGAQTISLAPLNSAQTEALTTELLGTDPSVRALAARIAERAAGNPFFAEEMVRDLAQRGVLDGDPGAYLCRDDAADISVPGTVQATIAARVDRLGRPAKHFLYAAAVIGARFRAELVAALLDDIEVEEAIAELLQVELIDQVMFTPRAQYTFRHPLIRTVAYESQLKAGRTELHRRLAGAIEQQDPATADENAALIAENLEAAGDLRASFEWHMRAGAWSAFRDIRAARTNWQRARQVADRLPTDVPDRASLQIAPRNLLCGTLWRTGGSVADTGFDELRDLCTAADDKVSLAIGMTGFIMALTFHNRFREAAQVASEQSALLESIGDPTLTVALLFAAIYAKCEAGEMIEALRLSDRLIELADGDPTKGNLIFGSPLSTAIAMRGHIKMCLGIPGWLDDAATSIAMAVPLDPTSYVFALLWKYVASIPLGALPPDETAMRETAEALRIAESSSDDFVLGMGRLSRGLVLVSRDGPQREAGLDLFTQARDMAMAERFSLSALAIVTPEFAMEKARIGDLDGAIDMVRAVVDGAYESGDMIWRGRATHVLVELLVRRGAVGDHQEAQAAIDRLAAVPTDPGFVLHELPLLRSRALLALAHGDESSCRSFMECHRAKAAAIGFEPLNSEIHSSTTTFTNP